The Ficedula albicollis isolate OC2 chromosome 1, FicAlb1.5, whole genome shotgun sequence nucleotide sequence GTGATGTGAAGAACAGAGGGAGAGATCTAGTTCCTCCTCCTCATGCAGCACGGGGAAAGCCAAGTAAAGACCTTGATTaacctctttttattttgtagccTGAAGTCTTTATTTTGAAGGCTGTGCAATCACTGTTTACCAACCTTCTCTTGATTCTACACCAAAGAGGAAGAAGCAAACAAGGGATTTGTCAAGCTGTCTTCCCTGAAAACACTCTTCACACACAGCCTGCGGCACTGACTCTGTGCACTTGCCTTCACTCCAGGGAATGACATGACATATCTGAAacttctgctctttccttttcGTTTACAAAATAAATGATTCTGagctgagaaagcagaaaaggggaTAGATATGAGCAAGGGAAAAACATGTCAATGAGACTCCAGTCAGGACTGGCAGATCCTTCTAGGTCCTTGCTATAACTGCCAATgcaattccctgctccagtACTTCCTCTCACTGTCTTTTGCAGTCATCATGAGAGATCCAtgttctgtattaaaaaaatattcatgtctGATCCAGATGCTGTTTGCCACACCACTCTTGGTTTGCAgtcaagcagcagcagcagcacaaaacagGCCAGAATACCTGCACACTGCTGTGCTCCTAGGACAAAGAGACACTGCCAGCAACAGGTCCTAAGTAAAGACAGAAATTCCATTTCATTAAGCAGTCAATAATTTCCAGGAAGAGCTGCACTAAAGCTGGGACAACATAACCTCCCATGTATAAAGGCAGAGATAAAATTAATCTGCTTTTGCATAGGACTGAGGCAGAGGGAGCCCAGATGGCATCCTTTGGGCAGGGTACCAGCTTTATGATCTGCTAATGTGGCTCTGGAACACAACCATCATCTATTTGCTTGGCTGCTCTTCCCGGGGCTGCGGATCCACTTCGCTTACACGTGCTGCTGGTAGCCCAGGGTAACTTCTGTCTGCCTGGAGAGAGGGACTGCACCAGCGATTTCCTGCGCAAGGAGACCTCTCGAAGGACGTGAGAAGGGGGACGGCAGTGTCTCCAGTCTCTCCCGTGCCGTCTCGCCCGGCCGGTGGCTCAGCAGCCCCTCTCTCGCCGGCCCGCAGCGCTcagggggaaggagctgcaaTCCTGCTCGGTCCGCCCCGGACCTTCCCTCCTTGTGCACCTGCCCTCGtgtctgctttcctgctgcatccctgttCAAAACcacttccctgcttttccctctcttcttcaGCGCTGGGCTGTCCAATCCCATTTCTAATTAGCAGCTCCTGATCACGGTCTGGGAAAGGACTTCCAGAGATCATCAGCTCACTTCTGTTCTTCCTAGTAGGATCTGCTGAAGCTGTGTTACTCCTGAGACAGGTTTGCATCCCCATTCCACAGCCAGAAATAAAGGAGGTGCCTCCCAGCCTGctagagctgtgctgtggcagctcaTGCCCATGGTATCAGTGTAACTCCACATCCACAGAAGTGTTCCAGCATCCCCCTTCGTACCCAGGAACAGTCCCCAGGTGTGAGCACCTCAGTGCCCTCACTGCAATACCGAGTAACATTACAGCTCTTTGCAATGCTGCAGTGGTGTGAAACACAAAGGAGGGCTGTGATGATTCTTTTGCTCCCTCTCAATCCTCAGTGTGGAGGTGTGGAGGTgacccagctctcccagcagatcTCTACAACCAGACAGACACCTGACAGTCACAGCCTTGGTTTATGTTCACTTTCAGTAATATCAGTAGAGAAAACACTGAGGAATGATGTCATGTTTAATGGACCTGTCTAACCAAGACAACGTGATACAATAAATTATGGCACCAAGGAAGAggcttttgctttaaaattatcCTTCAGCTAGATTACTAAAAGAGAGTTCCTCCCTGTGCCAAGATTCAACATGAAGCCTATACGCTGCTAAATCATACATAAATTGCCACTTATAATAGAATTACACTGCTCCAGCCACACAATTGCTGGATTTATATGTTTCCTTTCACTCATTTGTCTTGATAAAGCTTTTTTACTCCCGGATTTTCCCTGATAACTTGGACACTTGCCTGAGACTATCTCACAAACCCCTGTCTGGCTTAAGTTACACTCAAGAGAAGTTTGGAAGCATCCATCCATCTCTTTGGGAAACTCAATGAAGACACAAGTGTCACATAATTTTGGCTTTCTAGTATGATAAATTTCTTGAAGGTTAAATTACCACTGGATGAGTAGTTATTACAGCCTCCTGTTGCAAGACTGTTTACAGCAGTTTATTCATATGCACAAACCCCTTCCTCTTGGCACCCATATTTATCATTTCCAGAGAAATCactatgaaaaacaaaatttcaatgAGTAGGTTAGATAAGGGACTAAAATTTCCataatattatttattcatttgcttTCTTGTATTTATGACTTATTAAGTTTTGATGTTTTAATCCTTTTCTGCTATTTTCACTGCTCAGGCTTTCATGGGAGCAGCAATAGGCTGGAGGTACCTCATTTCTTCCTCAGCTGGATTTAGAGATCCTCTCACACAGTTTTCTGGCAGAGCTCGAGGAGCTGTATCCACCTCAATCAAAACCAGAACTGTTGACTGCTAATTACAGTGATTTTTGACACTTTCCTTTGGATTAAGGGACACAATGTCATCTCACTGAGATTTTTGCTACCTGGCAGGGAGTGTCTGCCTAATCATACTCCAATCCTGTGTCAGTATTTTTTCTCCCCCTACAAAGACACTCCTACACATGCCAAAATTGCATTTAGTTTTCTATTACACTAGAACTTCTTTTGAATGAGTGATACACTTAAGACTGTAAACAGTttgttggttttaattttagatCTCCCTCTAGTAAAACTTGCCTTTCcctagtgatttttttttcttttcttttttctttcttttgcttgaAGAGAGAACTGCTCACTTGCTGTTTTGCCCTGCTGGGAAGAACAGTGATGTACGGGTTATTAAGGTAGCAGCTTAAACACATCAGCCCTTGACTGCTAAAGGACACTATAGGGCAAGTGATTGGTAGTTGATGGCTAATGGATTCCTGCTTGGAGCCCTTGGGGGCTTCCATTGCATTTTGGGCCAATGGTAAATTATGGTGAAGAGTCAGCTGCCACTGACATTTGAGTTGTCTGATGAGTTAATGTTACAGCACTCTGCAGCCTTCCCTGAATTTGCCTTACCATCAATCCTCATGGCACAACATCAACATCCTTGCTGAGGCCCAAACTGCACAGCTAGGCAGAAGCAATTTTTCACTTATTACATTCCTTGCCTGTTCCCACCTGATAACCTGCCTCCTGCaaagttttcactttcacttttcTCTGAATCTGAGGCAGGTTGGTTCATTTCTGATCCACACAGCCAAATCACCATGACCAAGGCTTAGCACAGGCAGtgtcccaggtttctccaatcaattatcttttatctttttgtaAAGAacagacaggttttttttcagcacatCACATCTTATCagctgatgaagaaaaaaaaatcaaagcaggaaCCATCCAGCTACCATGCAGTTTAGAAAACTACCTGACATATTGCATGGttcattgtttttcttcccattcaTAAGAAAGGTGGAATTGTGTGAGCAAACTGCACATAAGATGTCAATGGTAACATTTCTGTTCTGACCATTAGCATTGAAATTGCCTATTTGTGCTCAGATGCAGAATCAGACTAATGTGTGTACTACAATACATATCATacataaaatatacatataattacatattttatatttatatgtacaaatacatatattataCATATAATTAAGACTGCTGGTACTAAAGTAGTCAAACAAAAAAGGTagataaaggtttttttcaacaTGATGCTGTTTCCTAGATCAGGACAACCTTCACAGCTTCTGCTTCATTGTACCTGGATtcctttttggggttttcacTATGCCCCTCCAAGAGTAACAGTGGAGAAATTTAGGCTTACCCTAAATGCAACATATTTGTGAGTTGCCACACACATCTCTATAGGTTtgcagtgacttttttttttttcataaaatatttgtctttctcctgtttggaattttttcttctcattgcttaaaaaataagaaGGGCAGGGAAGACCACAAtaaacaagatgaaaaaaagtttaaacCCCTAATTATTGTACTTTTGTAGGGCTGTCTTACTTTCCTTGTAGCTCCAAAGCTCCAAAGAAGCTACTTCTTTtagaaaattccatttctctgctgatttttttttaaatggcaccTGGATGCTTTTGAGTTACTGCAATGCCCACcattattaaaacatttaaaatggcAATGAAGTATTGATGCATTCCATGAGTTCAGCCCTTTTCATTGCCAGAAATCCTTGGCTCCAAAAGAGCAGCCCTACTGAAAAATCTGGCTGAGCATTTCACGGTGCCTTGCttcttggtttttatttaaaatgacccccatggagcagcagagagggaggaggagtAGCCAGGACACACATTCTGAAGAATGTAACTGGTGCTGTGAGGGCCAGCAACGCAGAACTGAAGCAATCACAAGCACTTCTCTTCTGTTTGCTGTCGAGTCCAGCACACAACTTACTCCATTTACAAGAACTGCAATTCCATGCATAAATATAACAAAATGCAGTGCTGGCACCTTGTCTGTAAGGTGCTGTGCTATTGTTTTTGACATTTACTTCCCACTCTAGAAGGCAGATGTGAATTAATCTTCACCTTGACTACCTCTGGCATCACTCTCCATCGAAATCTGCTCCCCATCATTTTCCAGAAAGTGTCTGTGGCTGATTAAAGCTCTGTACTGACAGGGCACATTAATCAGATGAAACAAGTAGCTGATGAGAGGCAtttcagaagttaaaatatGTAACATTTATCTGCTGTCATTTTGTGTGCTCTGTCAAAATaggaatttcagaaattatgaaCATGAAGGCACATACCCTATTTAAGACAGGCTGTTTCTACTTCATTAAATCAATCAGGTCTCACCTTTAGGGCCAAAAAGTTACAAGTGTGATGTTATTTCAGAAGGAGCTCAGTAAGCAACATCCAACAAATTAGCATCCATCCTCTGCTAAGGTATGTTTTCCCATTAATTCTAGTCTGTGATTAGAAGCCTTTACACACAGATTCATTCTGAATTTCCCAACTGAAAGGCAAATTTTTCATACTTGAATACAGACATTCTCATTTCCATAAAACTTTATTTCAGTGGCAAGAGGTTTTCCTTGTAACTGCAcgtaatttaaaaaaaaagagagagagaaaactgtccttttttccccaggataTGAAGTTGTTCATTTATGGCAGAGATTCAGTAAGCTTTCATATTGCCATTTTGAAACACTTACCTTTCATTCTTAGTCCAACTTGGGTGACTCCAAGACCTAACAGTTTCattgtacatttttttccttggtcaGTAGGAAATTACATAACCTTTAATACGCCTTACTTTTCAAGTCTTCTGTCTCTGGTAAATCAAACTTCCCATCTCTGCCATATTACTGTATGTTCATGTTTCTGTGATGATTCCCAGGTGATTTGAGGCACTCACcacaacttcattttaaaatacaagattATAAGTACTATGATGTCTGGCTTGCAAACATCTGAGATCAAACTCAGTGTCAATCACCACCAGGacttttaaatcttttctcAATGCTCATGTAAGCCATGTACACACATTACAACTTGTTGCAATGTATCCATTTACACCCATATTTGAAAAACGTGTGTCTATTTTATCTATTTAAATTTAGAAACACACGTGTTGCAAAGTTTTTGGGCATTTCTAGCCCTCCATAAAAGTCCTCAGCACTGATTTTGTCAGATCTCAGGGTCAGATATAAGTATAAGGTAAATCCAGATGAGTATGAATCAAGTGTGCAGAAAATtagttaaaatattctttataaGGTAGTTATTTCCTCCCAATTCTCCATGTAAACCAGTAAATATTCTCACACTGACAATGAATAACTTATACTAACCTTGTTCCATATAACATCAGTCTCTTAAACTGCCCCCTTCTTACAATGTTCTGCTAAAAAGCAATGGAAGTGTGGGGGTAAAGAGCTCCTAAATCAATCACAGATTAATTCTTCCGTCATGTCttcttgaaaacatttctgctgctgtgtggtgACAGACGACAGCATACTCTGTTACCTTTACTTTGGATTTCTTGAAAGCAGCACACTAAGAACTGATACCAACACAACTTGAGGGATAGTTTCAATGATTTAATTTGTGTTGTTTTACAAGTATAAAAGGAAAGCCATGTGTCGGATCTTGCATACTCTTATACACACAAATAACCCTTTCTGAGCCATCCTTTGTGTGATTCAAGACTACTCAAAAGAGTACAGTTTTCAGCAGTAGCCCTAAACCCTTCCATGGAACACACAGACCCTCTAACATTCCATAGAGGATAGTAAAAGCACAGTGAATTTGCAGTAAGAGATCACTCATTCATACACAGACAGATTTTGTACTCATACTGTCCTCTCCATGCAGCCACTGGGTGTACTGGTAACAGCCTCCAGACTGTCATTATCTGGAGACAAactgcctctcccagctctacggcacacttcagaaaaatcagcTGCTCCCTTAATACCCTGGTCTAACGGGATTATCATTGTGTCTACGACTCCCTCCCACACCTTTCTACCAGCAGCGGCAGCACATCTGGATAAACCCCTCAGAGCAGCCACgctgcaggctgggctccaCCCGGGCCTTGGGGACACCAGGCACTGCACAGGCAACAGCCCCTCTGCTGGTGGAGTGCTTGAACTGTAGTTGGTTATTCTGCACAACTAAGGCAAAACCATAGGACAGCAATAGAACCcatataaattgcttttttttttcaccctctcATTACAGTGATTTAAATATTCAGCTCCCCATGCATGTACTTAGGAGACTGGTATAAAAATGAGAAGTAATATGGCACACACTCTAAATATGCATACACAGTAGTCTGTGAGGTTTGATGGTACTCACTGTGTATTCATCCTTGGCTCCTGGCTCTGTAACTCTCCTACATTTTTACTTCACTGCAGCACCACTTCACTGTAGTACCAACCTGGCTGAGGTTTGTGAAGCTTTCACTGTTTCCAAATGGCACAATCACAACTGCACCATCACTTACAGTGTACAAACTCTGCATTAAGCTCTCTCTTTAGCTATTAACTACTTCTACATATaaagttacttttaaaattttccccAAAGAGTAACATTTCAAACCTCTACATAGGTACATCTCTACATAGGCAGCCACTGCAATTCCCTGATTATTGATAATGATGAGAGTCCAGCTATAAAGACAGATACTCAGTTTTGGCTAATAACATCAGAAAATTTGAGCCTGTGGGCTGAACTCTACGGGTTTGGAAGAAAGGGTCACattctcccttccttctttaTCTCactactgaaaaagaaaaagcaatagtCTTCTACACCtagaaaagcacagagaaaaaccATACTGTACTTTTACAGACAAAGGTACAGAGAAATGCAGTCATGTCTTCAAGGAATCACTTCACTATTCTATTTTCCTCAGTGAAATTAGAATGGAGGTGTTTGGTGTCTTCCCTAGATATGTGGTACATTCCCATGGCAAAATCAGGCCAAAAATTCCATTACCACCCACCATTAATTTAATGACATATACATATACCATACACAGACacatattaaataaaatgaaaacataactccataataaaactgaaatataaagaCATTCATTTACattgcagtaaataaaaaaataaaagcaggttATGtctttgcagcactgcaggtgacCCAGACCTGAGTTTTAGACACTTCTAAAACAATTATGATGATGTCATCCCTGTTAAGAGCTTCACATCCTGCATGATGACCGAATGGAAGCTAAGCTTTGGACACTGGGAGATGCTTTGGGTCATCAATTATTTGTTTCCATGAGCAGCCATAATGTGTaacacacaaaagaaatgtaAGGAAGGTGCTAATCAAACAAAGTGCAAAAAGCTTTCACTTAATTTGTGAAAATACATATGGGTTTGTGTAATTTCACTAACTTCTTGGCTGTTCATCTGCTAAAGCTTTCTCAGAAACTTGCAAAATACTGAAACACTTTTATTTGTGGTGATGTATTGCTGAGAACAAGAAGTCAATgacttccattttctctttcagactTCAGGGTTGTGATACTCCTGAGGTAAAGTCAGAGAGTTTTGAAATAATGATGTGAAACTAATCATAACAAATCACAGCTCAAAAAGAAGGAACCAGCGTCTTCTATGCCAGTACAAAAAGTCAATGAGCTGCCTACTTGATGTACTACCAAACCCCTGACAATCAGGGTAGTGCTCATCTCTCCAACTTCAGCCATCTAAAAGAAAGATGGATAGTCAGAACTAATTGTGAAGGCATCTGGTTAACACTGAGTAACAGGTCTCCACAGTGATTCATATCACCTACATTTTGAGGTGGGGTGAGTCACTCCCTGGAGATGTGCACTGGAGAGCACCAACATGACTGGCACACACTGTCTGTCCAGCCTCTAGATATTTACATAAAGTGAACACCACCCTGACACCAGAACATCACAAAGTGTTAAAGAATtgataatgaaagaaaaatgaggtaTTCCAGAACATCACAATTAATGTGTTAAATTTAATTCCCTTACTAACAAGGAGTAAACATGAAGGATGAAACAGTGCAAAGCCAATAACCCCTCTGTCCATCCTCAGTAACAGTCACATTTCCATGTCAGTGCTGGCTAATTGGCTGTTTCATGGCAACCCAGACTACAGTGCATTGTGCAAGTCCAATTATTCTGCCTCTGAGAGAAGCATTATCTTATTACACTGATTAGAGTGTAAAATAGTCTACAATTTGATCAAAGCAGACCACACCTACAGTCCATGCATAGTCCAGGTCTAAGCTCTGTTTCCATGCTAGGGTGGCATGCCATGGGCCATcctatttgaaataaaattgtcttCCATGCTCAGACTTCCTGAGTAAGATGAGCATCATTTTCTAATTGACGTTTCCCATAATGACTTAAAATAAGCACGTGACAATAAACCTATGTGCAAAAATGCTCTGAAATAGAAATCTACAACCAACGATTGCTCTCCGTACACaaagacacacagacacaaatacTCATACACTGTTCTCCACAAAAACAGGCGTGTCAGCCATCATGCAGTGCTATACCTGCAAGAAAGAAATCCTACCCACAAGACACAATGTCTAAGATATACAATGTTCCCAGCATGTGATCTGCCACCTTTCAAAGGCACCTACTTGCTTCCAGTTGTACTAGGCATTGGAAGAAGCACTTTGATGAACACTCCTGTTCTGAGGATCTATTGTCTTGCTACTGCCCCGTGCTTCATCAGTATTTTCAGGAGATTTCATCGCCACCTTGCCTTTCAGTAGAGTAGATTTGTGGTGCTGGCAAATAATGTAGAGGATgttgaaacaggaaaacaaagcttcGGTTATGCTGGAGGAGAAAAGCTTTTTGCACGGGTGACAGAACTGGTAGAACACCAACATGAAGAAGATGCCCATGCAGTAACCtatcaggagctgcaggaacaaCATAGGGGCGCAGACATACAGGTAGAAGTCTGTTCTATAAATGTACCACATCAGCAGGAGGAAGGCGTTCTCCATCAGCCGCACGATGTAGTACACGGTCATCTGGTACCAGTTCTGGGATTTGCTGATCAAGTCAGGGTCACTGAGCTCCACCTGCGCTGCCGACCAGCAGAACATGTTAATGCCGGCGTACAGCAGTGTGAGAAGGCACAGGACGATGGTGGTGCCCAACCTGCTCACTTCCTTCTCTATGTTCTCAGGAAATGGTGACTTGCTAAGCCAGAAGTGAATCCACGGGTAGAAGAAGAAACCTAAGAAATTCAATAGCACGACGAGGAAAACCCAGACTCGAAGGACTGAACCGAAAAGCACCAACACGGCGACGCGGGTGGCGATCTCAAAGCTCCTCCACATGAATATGCAGAGGTAGGCAGCAGGTTTCACATGGACATCGTAATCGTCGTACTTTATCTTTATAGCCAGGATGTTGCAGCGTAAGGCGCCGTAAACAATCGACAGGAGAGACAGCACCATAAAAAtacctgcaaagaaaaaagacaaatcagCACCTTCAGCTTAGCAGCCCACAGGGGAGTGCAGGTGCAGTCATTGTCACTGCACTCCTGGGGATTCCCAGCCTATACTCGTGTGAAGAAAATCAACTCTATCCCAGTCAAACCCAGCACATTACTCTAATCCTACCTCCTGTTTTGGTCCCCATTCGATACTTATTCAAGTAGCTagcaagaaaaagaaggcaCTTAGCAGTCATAAGtgtctctctctcctccccctgccAAGGGTTGGTCATACACAGGCTGTCCTTGGTAATTTCATAGCTCAGTCATAAGAGTATCCAACTTGCTCCCAAACTCCTACAGTACTCTACAAGGCACGGGGGTGCAATTCCCTCCCCATGCAGATGAAAAACTGCAAAGTAGAAGTTGAAACTTTGAAGTAACTTGGACATGCACATAACTTGGTGCTTGTGAAGTTCTGTGTCGAAGCAAATCACAAAAAAGGTATGCGATACAGCTCAAAACTGAAAGCTGAAGGAATTCAaacccagcactgtccccattGTGTCTGTCTAAAGACTTATTTACTCACCTACCTGGACTGTGGTTTTCTATACATCAATTTGCTTTATACACCCATCTGTATcatgaatttaaaaaaccacTAATAAAAGTGCCTTTAAATTCAGATATATTTTCAGTACTACCTACCCAGAATCCCTGAAAGGAAGGTTTCACAtttaaatgctgcagaaaagtGAAAGCAGAGACCAGATGTTACTTGGCACTGCAGGAGGGCATCCTGTCTTGCCATATTAAGAAGGTACAAATGTACATGAATACACAGAGAATAAACAAAGTGCTAACTGCCCACAggttttttagtattttcataCACAATTCCGTAAATATTTATTCACAATTTTTAACAACAGGCTGAATAGCTGATATGGCCTCAGATAAAATAATCAGAGTTGGGAATCCTTAATTATGTCAATTACATTAGCACTGCTTAGCAACCAGTGTTTTCTGCAGCCTTCAATTAGTTTGTGCACCAACAtcctaaaaataaattggaTTTCCTGTTTTGCTATAGCTATATGGCCAAAATTATCAGAGTTTGGGCTTTTACCCTAATTATAAGTCACTAACTTCTAAGCAATCCTTTGGAAGAAACAAGTGTATTTTAAGATCTCTAACAacttttaaagagaattttctcTATCATTTCAGCTAATCTCTTTTCTGTTAGGAGTCACAAAACCTCTGAATTACTTTGGAAAGTAATTAAGTCTTTATATGAAATTTTCTAAGGCACTCAGTAAGGTGAAAAGTATTTACCATTTTTTATGGCAATTTTATACATGCCAGTTTGGTGGTGCATATAttctctgaaaatgtttatGATGAAATTATTAGTAGGTAGTCAGTAGTTTTTAAACATCTTTCTTACATCACTGAATAATGTCTCCAATAAAGACTTAAAATAAGCCTGTGACAATAAACCTATGTGCAAAAAGGCACACGGAGCTGggcatttttaaatgctatgTCTTAGAAAAACAtcagctgaaagcagaaaagcaggtgAGTTCAGTCAAGA carries:
- the LOC101816285 gene encoding membrane transport protein XK — protein: MEVLTAAQIKSICLAILESGKQYAVKKRKPVPLMYSYYGTEYLGAAHGLSSILQMLLSYYEYLQPADQELVWQSVDFLMDQEQNSNWPPELGETIERENELVHWCHGAPGIAYLFAKAYLVSKKPQYLDTCIRCGELTWQKGLLKKGPGICHGVAGSAYVFLLLYRLTGNSKYIYRAQRCVEAFYIYFSAERVEEPYVSITKKRQMPKDGYSEEIEKEVGQAEGKLRTHRSAFSRASVIQAFLGSAPQLTLQLYICILQQEVTVARSIFMVLSLLSIVYGALRCNILAIKIKYDDYDVHVKPAAYLCIFMWRSFEIATRVAVLVLFGSVLRVWVFLVVLLNFLGFFFYPWIHFWLSKSPFPENIEKEVSRLGTTIVLCLLTLLYAGINMFCWSAAQVELSDPDLISKSQNWYQMTVYYIVRLMENAFLLLMWYIYRTDFYLYVCAPMLFLQLLIGYCMGIFFMLVFYQFCHPCKKLFSSSITEALFSCFNILYIICQHHKSTLLKGKVAMKSPENTDEARGSSKTIDPQNRSVHQSASSNA